A segment of the Desulfurobacteriaceae bacterium genome:
CCACCTAAAGTAATTTCTCCTGTCATAGCTACTTCTTTTTTAACTTTCCTATCTGTCAAAGCAGAAAGCATTGCAGTAGCTATTGTTATTCCAGCAGAAGGTCCATCTTTAGGAATTGCCCCTGCTGGAACGTGGACATGAATATCTATTTTTGAAAAGTCGTGTTTAATGCCATACTTATCTGCATTTGCCTTTATGAAACCAAGAGCAGCTTGTGCAGATTCCTTCATTACGTCTCCAAGTCTTCCCGTCAAAATAAGCCTTCCACTTCCTTTAGTTACTATAACTTCAATAAATAAAACATCTCCTCCTACCGGTGTCCAAGCAAGCCCCGTTGCTACACCAACTTCATCTTCTCCAAGCTCAAGTTCAGGAACAAACTTAGGAGCCCCTAGGATCTTTTCAACAAGTTTCTTTGTTATCTTGTACTTTTTCTCCTTTCCTTCACTTATCCAGAGGGCTACTTTTCTGCAAACAGCAGCAATGCGTCTATCTAAGTTTCTTACTCCTGCCTCTCTTGTATAGTGTCTAATAATGTGTAAAAGGGCAGAATCTGTAAATTCGATATCTTCGGAAGTTAAAGCATGATTCTTCATTTGGTTGGGAACAATGTACTCTTTAGCGATCTGAAGTTTTTCATATTCTGTGTATCCTGGAATGTTGATAACTTCCAATCTATCAAGCAAAGGTTCTGGAATTGTATGAGGAGTATTTGCAGTTGCAATAAAAAGAACTTCTGATAAGTCGAAAGGATGGTTTATATAGTTATCAACAAACTCTCTATTCTGTTCAGGATCAAGAACTTCCAAAAGAGCTGCCGCTGGATCTCCTCTAAAGTCAGAAACCATTTTATCTATTTCATCAAGTAGAATTACAGGGTTTTTAGTTCCAGCTTTTTTCAAAGCTTGAATTATTTTCCCAGGCATTGCGCCAACATAAGTTCTTCTGTGTCCTCTTATCTCTGCTTCGTCCCTAACTCCACCAAGAGAAATTCTTACAAACTTTCTACCAAGAGCTCTTGCAATGGAACGGGCGAGGGACGTTTTTCCAACTCCCGGAGGTCCAACGAAACAAATCGTAGCCTGTTTAACATCTTTAACCTTTTTCTTCCTCTTCCTTATAAGAGCCTTTACTGCTAGGTATTCCAAAATTCTATTTTTAACTCTTTCAAGGTCGTAATGATCTTCATCCAGAATTTGTCTTGCTCTCTCTATATCAAGTTTATCGCGAGTTTTCTTAGACCAAGGAAGCTCTATCATCCACTCTATATAAGTTCTCAAAACTGCAGCTTCTGCAGATTCAGGATGCATTTTTTCAAGTCGAGACAGTTCCTTAAGGACAGATTCTTCCACCTCTTTTGGCATTTTTGCTTTTTTTATTTTTTCCCTATATTCCTCTATCTCCTTTGTTTTTTCTTCTTCCTCTCCAAGTTCTTTTCTTATAGCTCTTAGTTGCTGTCTAAGAAAATACTCTTTTTGCTCTTTTTCCATAGATTCACGAGCTTTTGTTCTTATAAGTTCTTGTATCTCAAGAACTTTTATTTCATGTTCATGTTTTTCACTTATCTTTCTTAATCTTTCAACAGGATCAACTGTAGAAAGAAGATCCATTGCTTCTTCAGTAGAAAGTTCTATCTGACCTGCTACAAGGTCAGCGAGTCTTCCAGGATCCTCGATAGACCTTAAGATTGCAACCATATCAGGTGGTATCTGCTTTCCAAGGGCAACAATTCTTTCTATTTGATCCTTTACAAGTTTTACAAGAGCTTCCTCTTCCAAAGACTCTGGAGTGTACTCTGGTTCCAAAATGTGTTCAAGAAGAGCTTTATAAAAACCATCTTCTAATTTCAATTCCTTAACTTTTGATCTTCCTAAACCCTGAACGAGAATCTTTACTCTGCCATCCCCCATTTTCATTGCTTTGAGGATGACAGCAACAGTTCCCACATCGTAAAGATCTTCGGGTTTTGGATCCTCTACGTCCTTATCTTTCTGAGTTAGAAGAAAAATAAGTTTGTGCTCTTTTAATGCCTCTTCCACTGCATTTAAAGAAAATTCCCTACCCACAAAGAGCGGAGTAATCATCATAGGAAATACAACTACGTCTCTTAACGGCAAAACAGGGAGTTCTTCTGGAAATCTTGGTTCATTGGAAGTTGGTGTCTTTGGCATCTCACCCATTACTTGTTCTCCTCTTCAAGTTTTTCCTGTAAGTACTTAAGAAAAGCATCTTTTAGATCCTTTCTCATAAGAGCAAAGTCAACAGTAGCTATTAAAAAACCAAGTTTATTTCCTGTATCGTATCTTTTACCTTCCATTATCTTAGCATAGAGAGCTTCCTTCATTCCTAGTCTTTCAATACCATCTGTGAGCTGTATCTCTCCACCTTTTCCAGGAGGAGTTTTCTTTAAGGCTTCAAATATACCTGGCGTAAGTATGTATCTACCAGTAATAGCAAAATTTGAAGGCGCCTCTTCTACGGAAGGCTTTTCAACCAAAGCATCAACTTTAAAAACGCCTCTTTCCACCTCTTTTCCACCAACAATACCGTATTTACTAACATCTTCTTTTGGAACTTCTTGAACTCCAAGGACTGTGCATCTATATTTATCAAAAACATCCATCAGTTGCTTTATGGCTGGAGTATCTGAAACCATTATGTCGTCCCCAAGCAAAACCGCAAAAGGTTCATTGCCAACAGCCGGCTCTGCCGTTAAAATAGCATGTCCTAACCCAAGAGGTTCCTTCTGTCTTACATAAACTACTTCAGCCAAATTTGTAACTTCTCTTACAAGTTTTAAAAGATCTTCTTTTCCCTTTTTCTCTAAAGAATACTCAAGCTCAAAGTTGGTATCAAAGTGGTCCTCTATAGCTCTTTTATGTTTTCCTGTAACAAAGATAATTTGCCTAATCCCTGCCCTCACAGCTTCTTCTACGATATACTGGATTACAGGTTTATCTACAATTGGTAGCATTTCCTTTGGTTGAGCTTTAGTTGCTGGCAAGAACCTCGTACCAAGTCCGGCAACAGGAATAACAGCTTTTCTTATCATCTAGACCTCCCACGGAAAGCTTTTAGCAAAGATACACTTTAAGTACCTGCTTTCTGGAATCTGGAGAACAAACGGATGGTCTTTGGCCTGATAAGTTGTATAGAGAACCCTTAAAGGTGTTCTTGTATCGTAAGCCGCAGAAAGGAGAATCTCCTCTAGGATAGGAGGCGTAATGTGGTGGGAACAAGAACAAACAACGATGCTACTACCCGGTTTAAGCATTCTAAGTCCACGAAGGAAAAGCTCCTTGTATCCCTTCTTAGCCTGTTCAACCACCGTTTTGCTCTTTGCAAAAGCAGGTGGATCAATAACAATTGCGTCAAACTTTTCTCCATCAAGCTGCATTTTCTTTAAAACCTTAAAGGCATCTCCCTTAACAAACTGAAACCTATCGGCCACTCCATTAAGTTCTGCATTTTCCTTTGCAAGGTCTAAAGCAAGTTGAGAGCTATCAACTGCAACTACTTCTTTCGCTCCTCCAATTACAGCTGCATGAATACCGAATCCTCCAAGATGGCAAAAAGCATCAAGAACCCTGTCTCCTTCTTTTACAAACTCCTTTGCAAAAAGAAGCTTGTTCTCTCTTTGGTCTAAGAAATATCCTGTTTTTTGTCCTCCAACAATTTGAACGTTAAAGCTTATCCCGTTTTCCTTGATAATTACTCTATCTGGTACTTCTCCGTAAAGGGGCTGTTCAACTAAAGGAAGCCCTTCAAGCTCTCTTACTTGAACGGTTGACTTTTCATAAATTCCCTTAGGTTTTACAACATCAACTAAGGCTTTAATTACTTTATCTTTAAGAACTTCCATCCCTAAGGTCGTTATCTGGACAACAAGATATCCATCATAGTAATCAACAATAAGCCCTGGAAGATAATCAGCTTCAGAGTGAACTAACCTAAAAGCCGTGGAATCTTCCGGTACAACCTTCTTTCTGTAAGAAAAAGCTTCTGAAATTCTTTTCTTGAAAAAATCAAGGTCTATTTCTTCATCTTTCTTAAAGGTAAGAATCCTAATAGCTATATAACTATCTGGATTTATGTATCCCTTAGCGAGAAAACCTCCTCTATAATCCCTTACAACGCAAAGTTCTCCTCTCTTGGGCTTTCTTGAGAACTTAAGAATGTCGTTCTTATAAACCCAAGGATGAAAACCTTTTATCCTCTTTTCTTTTCCCTTTTTTACAGAAACCTGGAGCATTCACTACCTCACAATAATTTTTGGTAAAAGTTTAAAGAACTCAATAGCTGCACCTTTATAAGAAACCTTTCCAGTAAGAAGAGATACAGTAAGACTTGCAATTTCAGGAACTTTTTTATGACGTAAAAATTTAAACCTTTAGCATTAAAGAAGATATTCCCAACAACTTTTGCCCAAAAGAATTCCGTTCCAAAAATTTTATCAATTAATCCCTTATAAAGTTTCAAGACTTTTAAGTTTCCACTCTCAAACGCTTTTAAAACAAGTGTAGACGCTATTACTCCACTCTTTACAGCATAGTAAATTCCTCCACCTGTTAGAGGATCTACAAGTCCTCCTGCATCTCCTAAAAAAAGTAGATTTTCTCTGCATACGTCATTCTTCCTTTTTCCACAAGGTATTGGAAAACCCTGTTCAAAAATAACCTTCCCGAAAACACCATGTTTATTATTTAAAGCAGAAAGCCTTTCCCTTAAAGCTTTATTTTTCTTAGTAAATTCTCCAAGACCAACCGTTAAAAATTTCCTTTCGGAAAGACCCAATAGTACCCCCAAGAAAAGTCCGTAAAGTCTATTAAGATAGAATCATCCCAGGAAGTCTCTACATCAGACTCAAAAGTAAAACCTACATCCCTTTTTATTCTTAAAGTTCTTGCTATTCTACTATTTACATCATCAGCAGAAATTAAGACTCTTGTCCTATAAACACCTTTATCTGTTATGACTTTCCAAAAGCTTTCCTCTTTCTCTACAGATAAAACAGCTTCTTCAAAATGAAACTCAAAACTACTTTTCTTCAAAACCGTTTCAAGTAAAAAGTTATCAAGTTCTTCTCTGTCTGTTAAGTAAGTTAGCGTAGAAGTAGTTGAAATCTCCGTCCTATCAAGGTTATTAACAAGAATAAATTTTCTCGAGGCTACTTTAACAACTTTATCTAAGTTGGGAAATAAATTTTTTAGAAGCGTATAAGCCTTTGGAGTTAAACC
Coding sequences within it:
- the lon gene encoding endopeptidase La, producing the protein MGEMPKTPTSNEPRFPEELPVLPLRDVVVFPMMITPLFVGREFSLNAVEEALKEHKLIFLLTQKDKDVEDPKPEDLYDVGTVAVILKAMKMGDGRVKILVQGLGRSKVKELKLEDGFYKALLEHILEPEYTPESLEEEALVKLVKDQIERIVALGKQIPPDMVAILRSIEDPGRLADLVAGQIELSTEEAMDLLSTVDPVERLRKISEKHEHEIKVLEIQELIRTKARESMEKEQKEYFLRQQLRAIRKELGEEEEKTKEIEEYREKIKKAKMPKEVEESVLKELSRLEKMHPESAEAAVLRTYIEWMIELPWSKKTRDKLDIERARQILDEDHYDLERVKNRILEYLAVKALIRKRKKKVKDVKQATICFVGPPGVGKTSLARSIARALGRKFVRISLGGVRDEAEIRGHRRTYVGAMPGKIIQALKKAGTKNPVILLDEIDKMVSDFRGDPAAALLEVLDPEQNREFVDNYINHPFDLSEVLFIATANTPHTIPEPLLDRLEVINIPGYTEYEKLQIAKEYIVPNQMKNHALTSEDIEFTDSALLHIIRHYTREAGVRNLDRRIAAVCRKVALWISEGKEKKYKITKKLVEKILGAPKFVPELELGEDEVGVATGLAWTPVGGDVLFIEVIVTKGSGRLILTGRLGDVMKESAQAALGFIKANADKYGIKHDFSKIDIHVHVPAGAIPKDGPSAGITIATAMLSALTDRKVKKEVAMTGEITLGGKVLPVGGLKEKILAALRYGAKTVILPEKNKAEVMEELPEDVKKKVKLVFVNRVEPVFDLALYEEERRRRKKR
- the galU gene encoding UTP--glucose-1-phosphate uridylyltransferase GalU, with product MIRKAVIPVAGLGTRFLPATKAQPKEMLPIVDKPVIQYIVEEAVRAGIRQIIFVTGKHKRAIEDHFDTNFELEYSLEKKGKEDLLKLVREVTNLAEVVYVRQKEPLGLGHAILTAEPAVGNEPFAVLLGDDIMVSDTPAIKQLMDVFDKYRCTVLGVQEVPKEDVSKYGIVGGKEVERGVFKVDALVEKPSVEEAPSNFAITGRYILTPGIFEALKKTPPGKGGEIQLTDGIERLGMKEALYAKIMEGKRYDTGNKLGFLIATVDFALMRKDLKDAFLKYLQEKLEEENK
- a CDS encoding class I SAM-dependent rRNA methyltransferase; protein product: MLQVSVKKGKEKRIKGFHPWVYKNDILKFSRKPKRGELCVVRDYRGGFLAKGYINPDSYIAIRILTFKKDEEIDLDFFKKRISEAFSYRKKVVPEDSTAFRLVHSEADYLPGLIVDYYDGYLVVQITTLGMEVLKDKVIKALVDVVKPKGIYEKSTVQVRELEGLPLVEQPLYGEVPDRVIIKENGISFNVQIVGGQKTGYFLDQRENKLLFAKEFVKEGDRVLDAFCHLGGFGIHAAVIGGAKEVVAVDSSQLALDLAKENAELNGVADRFQFVKGDAFKVLKKMQLDGEKFDAIVIDPPAFAKSKTVVEQAKKGYKELFLRGLRMLKPGSSIVVCSCSHHITPPILEEILLSAAYDTRTPLRVLYTTYQAKDHPFVLQIPESRYLKCIFAKSFPWEV